Proteins found in one Chloracidobacterium sp. genomic segment:
- the trpC gene encoding indole-3-glycerol phosphate synthase TrpC, with amino-acid sequence MKGTFLDKVIEESRKRVAVRSRETDMRKVRGEAEVIRGKAAPHAFYAAIARAGRINIIAEFKRASPSKGVINDRIGVCETVQAYERGGAAAISVLTEPEHFKGSLDDLAIARASVSLPLLRKDFLVDEYQIHEAAICGADAVLLIVAALSEVELQRMLATADGLGMDAIVEVHTAEELMMANNVGAKIVGVNNRDLQTLAVSLDVARNLIKERPGNALMIAESGLSSRSEIDELRSLGYDGFLIGETLMRSGDPAAALEELA; translated from the coding sequence ATGAAGGGTACATTTCTCGATAAAGTAATAGAGGAATCGCGCAAGCGAGTTGCCGTCAGATCACGCGAGACCGATATGCGTAAGGTCAGAGGTGAAGCTGAGGTTATCCGAGGCAAGGCGGCACCACACGCATTTTATGCAGCGATCGCTCGGGCGGGCAGAATTAACATCATTGCGGAGTTCAAGCGTGCGTCGCCGTCGAAAGGAGTTATTAATGATCGGATCGGCGTTTGCGAGACCGTGCAAGCCTACGAACGCGGCGGTGCGGCAGCGATCTCGGTTTTGACCGAACCCGAGCATTTCAAGGGTTCACTCGACGACCTCGCCATCGCTCGTGCATCAGTCTCGCTACCTTTGCTCCGCAAGGATTTTTTAGTAGATGAATATCAGATCCACGAGGCAGCGATCTGTGGTGCTGATGCCGTCCTACTGATCGTCGCTGCACTTTCGGAGGTCGAACTTCAGCGTATGCTGGCTACGGCAGATGGACTCGGTATGGACGCGATCGTCGAGGTTCACACGGCAGAAGAATTAATGATGGCTAACAATGTCGGGGCGAAGATCGTGGGCGTCAATAATCGCGACCTTCAGACGCTGGCCGTATCACTCGACGTGGCGCGCAACTTGATCAAAGAACGGCCCGGCAACGCCCTGATGATCGCCGAAAGCGGTTTGTCATCGCGCTCCGAGATCGACGAACTTCGCAGTCTTGGCTACGACGGCTTTTTGATCGGCGAAACACTTATGCGATCCGGCGACCCCGCTGCCGCGTTGGAGGAGTTGGCGTGA
- the trpD gene encoding anthranilate phosphoribosyltransferase → MSEILKHYTNEFRSGRDVSPYDAEVVFDELVTSMNEDGLTGLLDAWSRKGTTEDELFRFASIMRGRMKPLEHQSAAVTDIVGTGGSRSKTLNVSTAAAFVIAATGTTVAKHGNRAATSSSGSADVLSLLGVNVDIEIAATRRDLDAYGLCFMFAPRFHSLSPILAAARRRVERPTIFNNVGPLCNPASASHHVIGVWDASLVRKTARVLTRFGTERSWIVFGTDGLDEISLNAPTSVAEVDGSGIREFTVTPSDFGISSVAGDLPMNCTVEQSAKIIVSVLSNELIDRDAEKLILINAAAAVYVSGGSDSLTDAYEIARACIRNGSALSKLRQISEVSL, encoded by the coding sequence ATGAGCGAGATATTAAAGCACTATACCAACGAATTTCGCTCCGGCCGGGACGTGTCGCCGTATGACGCCGAGGTAGTTTTTGACGAACTCGTCACAAGCATGAACGAAGACGGCCTCACCGGATTACTGGACGCGTGGTCGCGAAAGGGCACGACCGAGGATGAGCTTTTCCGCTTTGCATCGATAATGCGTGGACGAATGAAGCCGCTCGAACACCAGAGTGCCGCTGTTACGGACATAGTCGGCACGGGCGGTAGTCGATCGAAAACGCTTAATGTGTCGACCGCGGCGGCGTTCGTGATCGCGGCCACCGGGACAACGGTCGCAAAGCACGGAAATCGTGCCGCAACATCATCGAGTGGCAGTGCCGACGTTCTGTCTTTGCTCGGTGTCAACGTCGACATCGAGATCGCCGCGACTCGCCGCGATCTTGATGCATACGGTCTATGCTTTATGTTCGCCCCGAGATTTCATTCGCTGTCGCCGATACTTGCTGCCGCTCGGCGGCGCGTCGAAAGGCCGACGATATTTAACAATGTCGGCCCACTATGCAATCCCGCATCGGCATCTCATCACGTGATCGGCGTCTGGGACGCGAGTTTGGTCCGAAAGACGGCACGTGTCCTCACGAGGTTCGGCACGGAACGCTCCTGGATCGTCTTCGGCACCGATGGCCTTGATGAAATATCTCTGAACGCACCGACCAGCGTGGCTGAGGTCGACGGTAGCGGTATACGCGAATTTACCGTGACGCCTTCGGATTTCGGCATTAGTTCGGTCGCCGGTGACCTGCCGATGAACTGTACGGTCGAGCAAAGCGCAAAGATCATAGTGTCCGTTTTGTCGAACGAACTTATTGATCGTGACGCCGAAAAGCTCATACTTATTAACGCGGCGGCCGCGGTCTACGTCTCGGGAGGCTCCGATTCGCTCACTGATGCATATGAAATCGCCCGCGCGTGTATCCGCAACGGTTCGGCACTCAGCAAACTCCGTCAGATCTCTGAGGTAAGCCTATGA
- a CDS encoding phosphoribosylanthranilate isomerase: MKFVKAAVLVAIGVKLLTLVNRDVHEWATDFVSRHGIDAANRFVDATLDKLTGFGNKQIATFSTVAFTYSGLLMTEGIGLWLQKRWAEYLTAFATALLIPIELYELYERFTWVRIAILGLNVFIVWYLVTRLKDEKKDYAAEATENIDASGTRVKICGITDLSDALNALECGADAIGFNFYKGSKRYISPSDAEAIGEKLPLTAEKIGVFVNADCEKIVEIQKIVQLDAIQLHGDESPEFIAKLRALSDAAIIKAYRIGSDFDPNDVLEFKADAILLDAYSESERGGTGKTIDLAIARRIVEIADRVYLAGGLTAENVSDAIRAVQPFAVDVASGVESAPGKKDHKKVAAFINAAKDAL; the protein is encoded by the coding sequence ATGAAGTTCGTAAAAGCCGCGGTACTGGTCGCGATCGGCGTAAAACTGCTCACATTAGTCAATCGAGACGTGCACGAATGGGCGACGGATTTCGTTTCGCGTCACGGTATCGACGCTGCAAATCGTTTTGTTGACGCGACTCTTGATAAACTTACCGGTTTCGGCAACAAACAGATCGCCACCTTCAGCACCGTTGCGTTCACATACTCCGGCCTTTTAATGACCGAGGGCATTGGACTTTGGTTACAGAAACGGTGGGCTGAGTACTTGACCGCATTTGCGACCGCGTTGCTAATACCGATCGAGCTATACGAACTGTACGAGCGGTTCACCTGGGTGCGGATCGCGATACTTGGATTGAATGTCTTTATTGTTTGGTATCTCGTAACCCGTTTGAAGGACGAGAAAAAGGATTATGCCGCCGAGGCAACGGAGAACATTGACGCGTCAGGCACGAGGGTCAAGATCTGCGGCATTACAGACCTTTCGGATGCACTAAACGCATTGGAATGCGGTGCAGATGCGATCGGATTCAATTTTTATAAGGGCAGCAAGCGATATATTTCGCCAAGCGACGCCGAGGCGATCGGCGAGAAGTTACCGTTGACGGCGGAAAAGATCGGCGTTTTTGTAAATGCAGATTGCGAGAAAATAGTCGAAATTCAGAAAATCGTACAACTTGACGCGATCCAGTTACACGGTGATGAGAGTCCCGAGTTTATCGCCAAGCTACGAGCATTATCGGATGCCGCAATAATCAAAGCGTATAGGATCGGGTCCGACTTCGATCCGAACGATGTACTGGAGTTCAAGGCTGACGCGATCTTGCTGGATGCGTATTCGGAAAGTGAACGCGGGGGCACCGGGAAAACGATCGATCTGGCAATAGCCAGGCGAATTGTCGAAATTGCGGATCGAGTTTACCTCGCGGGTGGCCTCACCGCCGAGAACGTCTCCGACGCGATCCGGGCAGTTCAGCCATTTGCGGTCGATGTAGCGAGCGGTGTCGAATCAGCACCCGGGAAAAAGGATCATAAAAAGGTCGCGGCGTTTATCAATGCCGCCAAGGACGCACTATGA
- a CDS encoding anthranilate synthase component I family protein, translated as MKTIANRTKVIPVVATMPADLLTPLAVYLKLADGAANSFLLESVEGGRNLARYSFIGAGANRVMTGEVFAELREHFAEYFADPDSELPPFIGGAIGYLGFECCEWFEPTLTSDREKDAAMMIYDTVVAFDHAKQIVKIISLDFEGEPATAQQRNSELRVRLEDPSLPNWPPVYAGRSDADIVTPTSNWEREAFENAVTEIKELINAGECYQAVMSQCFSRPTSANAVAIYRAIRSINPSPYMFLLDMGHKQVIGASPEMLVRCEDRKLQYRPIAGTRPRGRTTAEDAVLADEMRRDAKEVAEHLMLVDLGRNDLGRVAEFGSVKVDTLMSVEKYSHVQHLVSALSANLRDGLDRFDALAACFPAGTVSGAPKVRAIEIIRKLEPTSRGVYAGAVGYFDYAGNMDTCIAIRTMVLENGIAKIQAGAGIVADSVPSSEFDETVNKAKVLQRAIDIAESGKL; from the coding sequence ATGAAAACCATCGCAAATAGAACAAAGGTCATACCGGTCGTCGCGACGATGCCCGCCGATCTGCTGACGCCTTTGGCCGTATATTTGAAACTTGCAGACGGAGCGGCAAATTCTTTTCTGCTTGAATCGGTCGAAGGCGGGCGCAACCTTGCACGATATTCCTTTATCGGTGCCGGTGCGAATCGTGTGATGACCGGCGAGGTGTTTGCCGAGCTAAGGGAGCATTTCGCGGAGTACTTCGCCGATCCCGACTCGGAACTTCCGCCATTTATCGGCGGGGCGATCGGCTATCTCGGATTCGAATGCTGCGAATGGTTCGAGCCGACGCTTACCAGCGATCGAGAGAAGGACGCGGCGATGATGATATACGACACAGTCGTCGCATTCGATCACGCAAAGCAGATCGTCAAGATCATCTCTTTGGACTTTGAGGGCGAACCGGCGACGGCTCAACAGCGGAACTCGGAGCTACGTGTCCGTCTGGAAGATCCGAGTTTGCCGAACTGGCCGCCCGTTTACGCAGGCCGTTCTGACGCTGATATTGTAACACCGACGTCCAATTGGGAACGCGAGGCGTTTGAAAACGCTGTCACCGAGATCAAAGAGCTGATCAACGCCGGCGAATGTTATCAGGCAGTGATGTCGCAATGCTTTTCGCGGCCGACATCGGCAAATGCCGTCGCGATCTATCGGGCGATCAGGTCGATCAACCCTTCGCCGTATATGTTTTTGCTCGATATGGGCCATAAACAGGTGATAGGAGCGTCGCCAGAGATGCTAGTGCGATGCGAGGATCGCAAACTCCAATATCGGCCGATCGCCGGCACTCGGCCGCGTGGCAGAACAACTGCCGAGGACGCCGTACTGGCCGACGAAATGCGTCGCGATGCGAAAGAGGTCGCCGAGCACCTTATGCTGGTCGATCTCGGCCGAAACGATCTTGGCCGCGTCGCGGAATTTGGGTCAGTGAAGGTCGATACATTGATGTCGGTCGAGAAATACTCGCACGTACAGCATCTGGTCAGTGCCCTTTCAGCGAATTTAAGAGATGGGCTTGATCGTTTTGACGCTCTCGCGGCCTGCTTCCCCGCCGGGACCGTTTCGGGTGCGCCGAAAGTACGTGCGATCGAGATCATTCGTAAACTCGAGCCGACATCTCGCGGTGTTTACGCGGGGGCGGTCGGTTACTTTGACTATGCGGGCAATATGGACACTTGCATCGCGATCCGCACTATGGTTTTAGAAAATGGCATCGCAAAGATCCAGGCCGGTGCCGGCATCGTCGCCGATTCCGTTCCATCGTCGGAGTTTGACGAGACTGTCAACAAGGCAAAAGTCCTCCAGCGTGCCATCGATATCGCCGAGAGCGGTAAATTGTAA
- the argS gene encoding arginine--tRNA ligase, whose translation MTITEIVELLKATVRDAAKAEFGIDLDQIVVELPPKTEFGDFAFPAAFELAKQIKQSTGEKQNPRNIAESLRTKLDSVDIVCNVQVAGAGYLNVFIDRSKFIADNLGSDPLPSTVKATDENSPKVCVEHTSVNPNKAAHIGHVRNSVIGDTFQRILKATGKRVEVQNYIDNTGVQVADVVVGFIYIENRDLESIKALDADLTAAGKSFDYYCWDLYAKVGHAYLADEDLKAKRAEVLHAVEAGDNVTAELADYVATRNVRCILDTMERLSIRYDLLPRESEILHLQFWDKAFEQMKKLGVIHFEAEGKHAGCWVMPWESHTASDDHEADKILVRSNGTVTYTGKDIAYQMWKLGILGLDFNYRKFHTYSNGQEVAITTADTGDASIETKFGGGETIYNVIDTRQSYPQEVVKKGVAAISPERGEQASVHLAYEMVALSPAAAQELGFVLSDEDRKRPFIEMSGRKGLGVKADDLIDRLEANALAEVESRHPELPSIEKIEIAHQLAVGALRYFLLKFTRNTVIIFDFKEALSFEGETGCFCQYSAVRANSIFRKLADIGETLEDCRKRLVSADTLDAILAADPASDIWSMAILASRLEETVNQASAANEPAILAKYTFSLAKAFNLFYHNHKILIEPDPLKRAVLVVVADMARRSLTAALATLGIEVPEKM comes from the coding sequence ATGACAATAACCGAAATAGTTGAACTGCTCAAAGCCACGGTTCGAGACGCGGCGAAAGCCGAATTTGGCATCGATCTGGATCAGATCGTCGTGGAGTTGCCGCCAAAAACGGAATTTGGCGATTTTGCATTCCCTGCGGCGTTTGAGCTAGCAAAACAGATCAAGCAATCGACCGGCGAAAAGCAGAATCCGCGAAACATCGCTGAGTCGCTGCGTACAAAGCTCGATTCCGTCGATATTGTCTGTAATGTCCAGGTCGCCGGGGCCGGCTATCTCAATGTCTTCATCGATCGTAGCAAGTTTATCGCCGACAATCTCGGATCCGATCCGCTACCATCGACGGTCAAAGCCACGGACGAAAACTCCCCGAAGGTCTGCGTCGAACATACTTCGGTAAATCCGAATAAGGCCGCTCATATCGGCCACGTACGAAATTCGGTGATCGGCGACACGTTTCAACGCATACTGAAAGCAACCGGAAAACGTGTCGAAGTTCAGAATTACATCGACAACACAGGCGTCCAGGTGGCAGACGTGGTCGTCGGCTTTATCTACATCGAGAACCGCGATCTGGAGTCGATCAAGGCTCTTGACGCCGATCTGACTGCCGCGGGTAAGAGTTTTGATTACTATTGCTGGGACCTTTACGCCAAAGTCGGCCACGCATATCTAGCTGACGAAGACCTGAAAGCAAAACGTGCGGAAGTGCTTCACGCGGTAGAGGCGGGCGACAACGTAACCGCTGAACTCGCTGATTATGTCGCCACACGAAATGTGCGGTGCATTCTCGACACGATGGAACGACTTTCGATCCGCTACGACCTTTTGCCGCGTGAATCCGAGATATTGCACCTCCAATTTTGGGATAAGGCATTTGAGCAGATGAAAAAGCTCGGCGTGATCCACTTTGAAGCCGAGGGCAAACACGCCGGTTGTTGGGTTATGCCGTGGGAATCGCACACCGCCAGCGACGATCATGAAGCCGACAAGATCCTCGTCCGTTCAAACGGCACCGTGACCTACACCGGCAAGGACATCGCCTATCAAATGTGGAAACTCGGTATCCTCGGGCTTGATTTCAACTATCGCAAGTTTCACACCTACTCAAACGGCCAGGAAGTAGCGATCACGACCGCGGACACGGGCGATGCAAGCATCGAAACGAAATTCGGCGGCGGCGAAACGATCTATAACGTCATCGACACTCGCCAATCGTATCCGCAAGAGGTCGTCAAGAAAGGTGTTGCCGCGATCTCGCCCGAGCGTGGCGAACAGGCAAGCGTTCATCTTGCGTATGAAATGGTTGCGCTCTCGCCCGCCGCGGCACAGGAACTTGGCTTTGTACTGTCTGACGAAGATCGCAAAAGGCCTTTCATCGAAATGAGCGGCCGCAAGGGTCTCGGCGTCAAGGCCGATGACCTGATCGACCGTCTTGAAGCAAACGCCCTGGCCGAAGTCGAATCGCGTCATCCCGAACTGCCGTCAATTGAGAAAATTGAGATCGCCCATCAACTCGCGGTCGGGGCTTTGCGCTATTTTCTACTCAAATTCACTCGAAATACGGTCATCATCTTCGACTTTAAGGAAGCCCTGTCATTCGAGGGTGAAACGGGATGTTTCTGTCAATATTCGGCCGTTCGGGCCAATTCAATTTTCAGAAAGCTCGCGGATATCGGCGAGACTCTCGAAGATTGCCGCAAACGCCTAGTATCGGCCGACACGCTCGACGCAATTCTCGCGGCCGATCCGGCCAGCGATATCTGGTCGATGGCGATACTTGCCTCCCGGCTTGAGGAAACCGTAAATCAGGCGTCCGCCGCCAACGAACCAGCGATACTTGCGAAATATACGTTTTCGCTCGCAAAGGCATTTAACCTCTTCTACCACAATCACAAGATCCTGATCGAGCCCGATCCGCTCAAACGCGCCGTTCTCGTTGTCGTCGCCGATATGGCCCGAAGATCGCTGACCGCGGCGCTTGCCACGCTCGGCATCGAGGTGCCTGAGAAGATGTAG